The Mucilaginibacter terrenus genome includes the window TCCCTCGCAAAGCTTTGCCTACTCCGCCGCCGGCAGTAACTCCGCCACCGGCAACACCAAGGAACTAAGCACTGCTTATTAAAACAAGAAAGGCGATGAGGTTAACTCATCGCCTTTTTTGTTAAGCTTCCGATTCAATTAAACTTCGGCCATCATGCCGGCAGATTGATTTGCCGCTTCTCCTGCGTTCTGCTTAGCCGCTATACGCTGCGCCTGTACCCTGTCGTATTCTTTTACGTAATCCGGGTGTTCGGTGCCCATTGTGCGGTCCCAAAAACGCAAGTACAAGCCATAATTTCCTTTAAACTTACTATGATGAAAATTGTGGTGAACCGAAGTGTTGACCAACTCGAACAACCACGTTTTCCTGAGCCATAACGGGGCTATCTCATAACCCAAATGCCCATATACATTAATAACAAAACCAGCAAGGATAAATAAGCTGATAGAAACAGCATTCATCGGCATTACCGCTACAACTACAAATAACACCAGCCCTTCAGCAACAGCCTCCAGGAAATGGAAGGAGTAGGAACTCCATGGCGATGGATTGGTAGATTTATGATGCAGCAGGTGCGTATGCCTGAACAATGCCGGATGGTGCAGCAGGCGGTGCATCCAGTAAAAATAAGCGTCGTGCACCAGGAGGCTCAATGGCACGCTCAATAGCACCCACCATAAAGGCAGTTCTTCACCCGCTGGCGGTATTTGCGTTATCTGCTTTACGGGAGTTAAAAATACTACGCACGCTATAGCAGCAAACACCAGTGTGGTTTGCAGCGAGTGCAAAATATCGCGTATGAAATCAGCCTTGGCAGCCTCTTTCTTCTGAATCTTGTATGAAGTAAGGCGTTTATAAAAAAGCTTATAAAAAAGGAAAAAGGTTAAGCCTGCAATAACAAAGTACCGCAGCACCGATGCGGTTAAAGCCACTATAAAAAATTTTGCTATTTGTTCCATTTGTGTTAATCGGTATGAATATCACAAATTTACCGCGGCATTATCTCATAAAAATTAACAAATGATAATAAGCTATTTAGGGTGTTGAGCTATGCGTTTACGGATACGGCTAAGCGAAACCGGTGTAATACCCAGCAACGTAGCCAGGTATTTATCGGGGACTCTGTTGTATAGCGTAGGCTGCTCTTCAATTAGCTTAAGGTATCTTTCTTCAGCGGTGAGCAGCACAAAACTTTCCACGCGTTCCATAGCTTCGCCAAGCATGTGCAGCAGCACCGAATGCTTAGTGGACGATAACGATAAACTCTCCCCTATTATCTTCTCGGCCTTATAATAATCCATTTCCAGCAACTCGGTGTCTTCCATCGCCTGGTAGATGAACCGGTTTGGGCGCTGGTAAATAACCCCGTCTACCGATGCGATGAACTGGTTCTCCCATCTTAGCATCAGCGTCAGGTCATCGCCGTTTGGTTTTAAATGATATACACGAATGAGGCCGCTGTTGATAAAGGCAAGCTTCTGCGAGTCGGACCCGGCCTCAATATATACCTCCCCCGCAGCAAGCTTACGGGTGCGGGTTATTCGAAGGAGGTTGGCGATGTCAGCAGGGCCAAGTTGCCCAAAGACGTTAGCAGGAAAATTTATGTTTTCAAGATCAGGCATAGCAAATTACAAAAGATTGTCTCACGTCACAATATTCAAACCTAATTTCTATCTTTCAAAAACAAAGCCATGAAGATTATTTTATACCTAATATTTGCTTTTCCGGTCATTGTTCGCGCACAGCAGACCTATCGGGTAAGCGGCCAAGTTGATGAACTGCAGGACGGAGATAAGATATATTTCTCTTACCACCTGGACGGAGAATTACACAAGGATTCCACGGTAGCTAAAAACCATAGATTCACTTTCTTTGGCAAAATAAACAAGCAAGCAAAAGGCTCACTGTCTGCCCGTGAAAATCCTTTTTCAGACATTGACATCTTACATAACAGCCTTACGCTTTATGTCGAACCCGGGCAAATAAATGTTATAAGTAAAGACTCGCTTAAATATGCTCTTATTACAGGGACGACCAATAACAACGATTATACGGAGTTGACAGCCATTTTAAAGCCTTACTACAAAGAGTTACGCAATGTTAACGACAGCTTTGATAAGCTATCACCCGAACAACAGAAAAACGTAGACAATATAGCTCAGCAACGAAAACAGTATTATGCAGTACTGGCGCAAATGGCTCCGCTAAAAATGGCGTTTGTTGCCCGGCACCCTAATTCGTATATTAGCTTTGCAACCTTACGAGACATGCTGAACCAATGGGATGCTAACAGTATAGACAGTGCATTTAACACCTTGGCGCCGGGGTTAAAAAACAGCTCCGAAGCAAAAAGCTTTGCTCTAAAGCTGGCATCAGCAAAACGGTCTGCTTTAGGAACAACTGCACCCAACTTTTTACTTCCCGACGCGAAAGGGCAGCTAACCAGTTTGCAGGATTACCGGGGTAAATATGTGTTAATTGATTTTTGGGCATCATGGTGCCTGCCATGCAGACAGGAAAACCCGAATGTAAAGGCGGCATTCGAACGTTTTAAAAACAAAAACTTCACTGTATTAAGTTTGTCTATAGATGATTCCGGCGCGCGTAAGTCCTGGCTTAAGGCAATAAGCGAAGACGGCTTACCCTGGCCCCAACTTTTAGATGCCACGAAGAAAGTACATGATAGCTATGGCGTTACTTACATCCCCGCTAATTTCCTCATTGATCCGAATGGAAAAATAATAGCAAAGAATTTAAAAGACACCGCACTTACTGATAAGTTAAGCGAGTTGCTGAATAAGTAGGCGTATTCTGAAAATTCTTTAATTGGGAAAATTCTGATTCTAACATTTATTTGATTTTTACAAATAATGGATTGAATGCTCCAACCACCTGCCTTCACTTTAGCCCCATATTTGCATAACAAAATTTTAAATGCAAAATGGAACAAAAAACTAAGATAGCCCTAGTAACCGGCGGCAGCCGCGGGTTGGGCAAAGATATGGCCTTACGTTTGGCCGAAAAAGGACTTGATGTGGTATTAACCTACAACAGCCAGCAGCAAGATGCTTTAGCCGTGGTAGCACAAATAGAATCAACCGGCCGCAAAGCAGCAGCGCTTCAGCTTAACGTAAGCGATACAAAAAGCTTTGTCACCTTTACAGAACAACTTCAGCAGGTGTTGCAAAATACTTTCAATACCAACCGCATCGACTTTTTAATAAACAATGCCGGTACCGCGTTATATGTACCTATTGCGGAAATGACCGAAGAGGCTTTTGACGAGGTGATGAACGTGCATTACAAAGGTGTTTACTTTCTTACACAAAAGTTATTGCCTGTACTTAACGATGGCGGTGGCATCATAAATATTTCCAGCGGCCTTACCAGGGTAAGCGCACCGGGATCGTCAGCCTATGCCAGCATGAAAGGCGCTATAGAAGTGTTTACCCGTTACCTCGCTAAAGAGCTTGGAGCACGTGGTATAAGAGCTAACGCGGTAGCCCCGGGCGCTGTAATGACCGACTTTGGCGGCGGCCACCTGCGCGGCAACGAGCAGCTTAAACAGTACATCAGCAGCGTTACGGCTTTAGGACGGCTGGGCGTTGCAGAAGACATTGGCGGCGTTGTAGCTTTCTTGTGTACCGAAGATGCCCGCTGGGTAAATGCTCAGCGCATTGAAGCATCCGGTGGCATGCAGGTGTAAGCTTAGTTATTAGCAGAAAAGCAGGTACATTAACAGACCTGCTTTTCTGTTTAAGGGGGATATCATTTCATCAGCAGTAATTTATATTAACTTTGATTTATACAAAACACCAATGCCACCCCATACCAGCATAGACCAGTTTTACAAGGAAAGCTCGGCACAACTGCCTGAAGGCATTAGTAAGGACATAGGGCATTTTAATGTGTTTGAGACCGAGAAGCTTTTTGATAAAGCAACTGGCAACCGGGTTATGCCTTACACGCGACGAGCATATTACAAGATAAGCTGGATACGTGGTAAGAGTACTGCAGAGTACGCCGATAAGGTAATTGACATTGAAGAGAATGCATTGCTTTTTGCCACACCCAAGATCCCCTACCATTGGGTGCCAGCAAATGGCAACCAAACGGGCATGTTCTGCATCTTCACTCCCGACTTCCTGGCCGAGCGTAAATCCGGCGCTTTGCTTGACGATCTTCCAATTTTTCAACCGGGGCAGTTGCCGGTGTTCCAGCTATCTGACGAGGAGGTTAAAGAAATTGAGTACATCTTCCGTAAGATGCATAAAGAACTGCAGGCAGATTATAAGTTCAAGTACGATCTACTGCGCAACCTGGTCCTCGAGCTGATCCACTACGGCCAAAAGCTACAGCCCATGTCTGCCGTGAGCACATCGCAGGATGCGTCGCAACGAATATCATCCTTGTTTGTAGAACTATTGGAAAGGCAATTCCCGCTGGAGTCGGCACATCAACGGCTTAGCTTGCGGTCGCCAAAGGACTATGCCGACAGGCTGGCCATACATGTTAATCACCTGAACAAGGTTTTAAAAGAAGCTATGGGTAGTACCACCACCCAGATCATTAGCAACCGTGTAATGCAGGAGGCAAAAATACTGCTGAAGCAAACCAACTGGAGCGTAGCGGAAATAGCTTACACCCTGGGCTTTGATGATGTGGCGCATTTCTCCAACTACTTCAAAAAGCAGGGAGGCACCGCACCGCTGGCATTCCGGTCGTAATGGCTGTCGTAAGCAAAGAGAATAAATTAAGATGCTATTGTATGTTTGTTGCGTTTTATATCCAGCGCGCGCACTTTGGCGGCAATAGATGCCGCATCGTAACCGCAGTCGGCCCATAGTTCCGGCTGTTCACCATGCTCTATCACCTGGTCTGGCATACCTAACCTAACTACAGTTGTAGCATGGTATTTATTATCTGCCATAAACTCCAGCACCGCGCTGCCCATGCCACCTTCCAGACAGCCATCCTCAACGGTAATTACGTGACCGTATTTGCTGAAAACCTCGTGTAATAAGGCTTCATCAAGTGGCTTAACAAAGCGCAGGTCGTAATGGGCAGGGTAGTAGCCTTCCTCATTTAGCATAGCGGTAGCTTTAACCACTTCATTACCAATAGTTCCGATAGAAAGGATAGCGACATCCTCCCCGTCGCATATCTTACGGCCCTTACCAACAGGTATAGCTTTGAAAGGACGCTGCCAGTCTACCATAACACCGTTGCCACGTGGGTAACGGATGCTAAACGGGCCCATATTGTCCAGTTGAGCTGTATACATCAGGTTGCGCAGTTCTTCCTCGTTCATTGGTGCAGATACCGTCATATTAGGGATGCTGCGCATATAAGCAAGATCGTATGCGCCATGGTGCGTTGGGCCGTCGGCGCCGGCAATACCGGCGCGGTCAAGGCAAAACACCACGTTAAGCTTTTGTATAGCAACGTCATGTATCACCTGGTCGTAAGCGCGCTGCATAAAGCTGCTGTAAATGTTACAAAAAGGCGTAAGCCCCTGTGTAGCTAGACCGGCAGAAAAAGTAACCGCGTGCTGTTCGGCTATACCCACGTCAAATGCGCGGTTTGGCATAGCCTTCATCATCAGGTTAAGTGAACATCCCGACGGCATGGCCGGGGTGATGCCCATTATTTTAGAGTTAGCTTCGGCCAGTTCTATTATTGTATGCCCAAAAACGTCCTGGTATTTAGGAGGCTGTGGTTTGTCGTACTTTGTTTTTTTAATCTCCCCGGTGATCTTATCGAACAAGCCGGGTGCGTGCCACTTGGTTTGGTCCTTTTCGGCCAGTGCGTATCCCTTACCTTTAACCGTAATGCAATGCAGCAGCTTAGGGCCAGGTATGTTGCGCAGGTCCTGCAGCAATTTTACCAGGTGTTTAACATCATGCCCGTCAACCGGTCCAAAGTACCTGAATTTAAGCGCTTCAAAAAAGTTGCTCCGTTTAAGTAAGGTACCCTTTATGCTCTTTTCAAGCTTCTTAGCTATCTTAAACGCATCAGGGCCAATAGACGATATTTTGGTAAGCACGTTGGCTATATCATCCCTAAAACGGTTATAAGGCTTAGAAGTGGTAATGTCTGTAAGGTACTCTTTAAGCGCGCCCACGTTAGGGTCTATCGACATGTTATTGTCGTTAAGTATCACCAGCAGGTTGCTGTTCTCTATACCCGCATGGTTTAAAGCCTCAAAAGCCATACCCGCTGTCATGGCGCCATCGCCAATTACAGCCACGTGCTGGCGGTCGGTCTCTCCTTTATATTGAGAGGCTACAGCCATGCCCAAAGCAGCCGATATCGAAGTTGATGAGTGACCAACCCCAAAAGTATCATACACACTTTCTGAGCGCTTTGGAAAGCCGCTTATGCCCCCATGTATACGGTTGGTATGAAAAGTATCTCTGCGTCCGGTAAGTATTTTGTGCCCATAAGCCTGGTGGCCAACGTCCCATACCAACTGATCGTATGGCGTATTCAATACGTATTGCAATGCAACCGTAAGTTCTACCGTACCCAAACTTGCGGCAAAGTGCCCCCCGTTTACCGACACTACATCAATAATGTACTGGCGAAGCTCGTTACAAACCTGTTCTAGTTCATCTTCTGTAAGCTGTTTCAGATCAGAAGGAAAAGCGATCTTACTTAACAATTCACCGGCGGGTACCTGCATGGACAAATCAAATTGAGAGATATTAATACAAAGTAAGGTATTATATTGATAAGTTTATAATGTGTTAATTGTTTTGTGACGCAAACGGGGAACTTACCGCCTTTAAACGTATTTTTGAAGCATGACGGATGACAGTTTTGCCATAAAGTTGCCGCAGTTTGAAGGCCCCTTCGACCTGCTGCTGTTCTTTATAGAACGCGACGAACTGGACGTGCATGACATCCCCATCGCTAAGATAACCGATGATTTCCTGAACTACATCCACCAGATGACGGTGCTGAACATGGAGCTGGCCAGCGAGTTTATTTTTGTTGCGGCCACGCTCATGCGGATAAAAGCGAAAATGCTGCTGCCGCGGCACAGCGAAGCAGGTGAAGAAAACGAATTGGACACAAAGGAAGGCCTCATTCGCAAGCTGATAGAATACAAAAAGTTTAAGGAAGTGTGTGAGCAGCTGCGCCCGTTTGAAGATGAACGCTTTAAGCAGGAACGCAGGGGTAACATCAAAACTGATCTGGAACAGGTTGAGAAAGTGGCCGTACCTGGCGAAGAGTTGTCTGATATTAACCTGTATAAACTCATGACGGTTTACAACAGGGTGATGCAGCAATTTATGACCCGCACCGAACCGGTAACCCATACCGTTGTACAATACCCCTACACCATTGAGCAGCAAAAGCAGGCAATAAACAACCTGCTGCAAATAAATAAACGGCTGGACTTTAAGAGCATTGCCGATAAAAGCGAGAACAAAGTGCATTTTGTGTACAATTTTTTGGCGGTGCTGGAGATGCTGCAGCAAGAACTGATAGATATACAGGTAGGGCTCGGCTTCAACAATTTTTGGATAGCGCCGAGGGGCGAGTAAGGCGGTGTGCAATTGCAGTTTGCACTAGCGCTTTGAAGCCGGCAATTTGCAGTATTAAGTTACCATTTACCACTCACCCTGACTAATCACTACTCACCAAAGAGGTGTATCATCAAGTCAAAAAATCAAAAAAACTGTAACATGGCCGCCAAAACTGTAACATGTTTAAACATCTAAATTTTATAATATACTGACTATTAGCACACTAGTAAAAAACGGGCACTTTTAAGTGTATCAGGTGTAACACCCTGTCGTGATACAGTTGTTACAGGATAGGTTGCACTGCAATTTAAAATGCTTAATTGCTTATCTTCAATAACCTGTGTCATTTCTCACATCTAATCTCTAATTTTACGCGCATTACACACAGCAATGAAAAGAGACAAAATAATATTCAAATTACTAGACGAGGAACAGCAACGCCAGGAAGAAGGTATTGAACTGATAGCATCCGAGAACTTCGTGAGCAAACAAGTGATGGAAGCCGCCGGCTCGGTAGCAACCAACAAATACGCCGAAGGCCTTCCGGGCAAACGCTACTATGGTGGCTGTGAAATAGTCGACGAGATAGAGACCATTGCTATTGAGCGCGCAAAACAGCTTTTCAACGCCGAGTGGGCAAACGTGCAGCCACATAGTGGTGCACAGGCTAACGCCGCAGTAATGCTGGCCTGCCTGCAGCCAGGCGACAAGATATTAGGGTTCGACCTTTCGCATGGTGGCCACCTTACCCATGGCTCACCGGTAAACTTCTCCGGTAAGTTATACGAACCCCACTTTTACGGTGTGAAGAGAGAAACCGGTTATATTGATTATGAGCAGCTGAAAGAGGTAGCACTGCGCGAGAAACCGAAGCTGATCGTATGTGGCGCTTCCGCCTATTCACGTGATTGGGACTACGCTTTTATTCGCCAGGTAGCTGATGAAGTAGGTGCGTTGGTACTGGCAGATATATCTCATCCGTCGGGCCTTATTGCACGTGGCTTGTTAACAGACCCGCTTCCGCATTGCCATATAGTAACTACCACTACGCATAAGACCTTGCGCGGCCCACGTGGCGGCCTTATCTTATTAGGCAAAGACTTTGAGAACCCATGGGGACTTAAAACACCCAAGGGTGAAGTAAGAATGATGTCGAACCTCCTAGACATGGCTGTTTTCCCCGGCACACAAGGCGGCCCTCTGGAGCACATCATAGCTGCTAAAGCAATAGCCTTCGGCGAAGCATTAAGCGACAGCTACATGAAGTATATTGTTCAGGTAAAGCTGAACGCCGCAGCAATGGCCAAAGCTTTTGTTGACAGGGGTTACGAGATCATCTCAGGAGGAACAGATAACCACCTTATGCTTATCGACCTAAGGAACAAGAACATCAGCGGCAAAGCTGCTGAGAAGGCTTTGGGCGAGGCAGACATCACCATCAATAAAAACATGGTGCCTTTTGATGACAAATCTCCATTTGTTACATCGGGTATACGTGTAGGCACAGCGGCTATAACTACACGAGGCCTTAAAGAGAAGCACATGGAAGCCATTGTGCAATTGATAGATGATGTATTAAAAAGCCCTGAAGACGAAACTGTTTTGAAGAAAGTTCGTAAAAAGGTGCACAAGCTGATGGCAGATCATCCATTATATAGCGACAAGCATTTAAACTAAATTTAATGGCTGTAGGGCAGGGTATGAAAGAAAACGAAGAAAGCGGACGCTTAACCGCTCTGCATTCGTACGACATTCTCGATTCGCTGCCCGAAAAAGAGTATGATGCTATTGCGCGCCTGGCCTCCTATATATGCCAGGCGCCGCTAGCCTTTATTACCTTTATTGATAATGACCGACAGTGGTTTAAATCCAAAGTGGGTTACGATATTGACTTTATTCCTAAAGTCGATTCTTTTTGCCGCCACACAATCCTAAAGAAAGAACTGGTAGAAGTGCCTGATGCTTCTCAAAACGAATTGTTTTGCGAAACAGAAATGGTTACCGGAAACTTCCATATTCGATTTTACGCCAGCGCGCCGTTGATTGATCCGGATGGCTACTGTATTGGAACCCTTTGCGTTTTCGACCAGCAGCCGAAACACCTAAGCGACGAGCAAAAGGATGCCTTAAGCACCCTGGCCGACGAGGTGATGAGTCACCTCATCCTCCGCAAGCAAAAGAAGGAACTGGAGCAAAGCTTGCAGGCACATAAAGATTTTTACACGCTCTTTAACAGTTCATCTGAAATACACTTCATTGCAGGTGCCGATTCCAACATCGAATTAATAAATAACTGCGTAAGCGACATCCTGGGCTACAGTCCGGAACAAGCCGTTGGCAAATCGTTATGGTCATTTGTAGCAGGCCAAAACCGCGAACAATTTGCTCCCCTTATAGAAAAGGCTGTAGCCTCGCATGAGCCGTTTGAACTTGATACGCAAGCCGTTACCTCAACCGGCGAAATGAAGTGGATCAGCTGGACAGCTGTGAACAAGAATGGCAAATGGTATGCAAGCGGCCGCGACGTTACTTACCAAAAAAACCTGCTTACCCAAACAGAACAGCTCTCACTGGTTGCCAGTAAAATTAAGAACGGCGTTCTGATAAGCGACGCAGAAGATAAGGTACTATGGACCAACGCGGCTTTTGAAGATATCACCGGTTACAATATTAAAGATGTTGAGGGACGGTTTTTAGGAGATGTTTTAAAAGGCAAGCCTAAAGACCAGAATGCTGAGAACGAACTTATAGATGCACTTCAAAATAAGCGTTCATACGAAGTGGAGCTATCGATAACCACTAAAGATGGCAGGGCTCTTTGGATCTCGGTAACCAATTCTATCATTTATGGCCCTACTGGTAAGATAGAAAAATTCATCCGCATAATTATTGATATTACCAGCCGCAAACGCGCCGAACAGGATGTGGAGATACTCTCATTTGCTGCCAGGAAGTCGCCAAGCGGCATTATGATCCGTGATGCGGAAGGTAAGATCATTTGGATGAATGACTCAATGTCGCACATCATTGGCTATACGCTGGATGAGCTAAGGGGCCAAACCATGGGCACAAAACTCCTTGGAGAAGACACCGACATGCGGGTGTTTGAAAAAGCCTTGGACGCCGTAAAGCAGAATAAGTCTTACGAGGTCGAGTTAAAAATCTACAAAAAGGACGGTACCCCTACCTGGGTATTTATAACTAACAGTCCGCTGTTTAACGAGGTAGGGCAGGTAGAGCGGCAAATTGGTGTTATGGTTGATGTAACCGCACGTAAACAAACCGAGGAACAGTTAAACATGCTTTCGCTAGTTGCAAGTAAAGCAACCAGCGGGGTGGTTATAAACGATAGCAGCGGCAAAGTAGAATGGGTAAATGATGCGTTTGAAAGTATAACAGGCTATTCGCTTGCTGATGTTGAAGGTGGCCATT containing:
- a CDS encoding PAS domain S-box protein; this encodes MAVGQGMKENEESGRLTALHSYDILDSLPEKEYDAIARLASYICQAPLAFITFIDNDRQWFKSKVGYDIDFIPKVDSFCRHTILKKELVEVPDASQNELFCETEMVTGNFHIRFYASAPLIDPDGYCIGTLCVFDQQPKHLSDEQKDALSTLADEVMSHLILRKQKKELEQSLQAHKDFYTLFNSSSEIHFIAGADSNIELINNCVSDILGYSPEQAVGKSLWSFVAGQNREQFAPLIEKAVASHEPFELDTQAVTSTGEMKWISWTAVNKNGKWYASGRDVTYQKNLLTQTEQLSLVASKIKNGVLISDAEDKVLWTNAAFEDITGYNIKDVEGRFLGDVLKGKPKDQNAENELIDALQNKRSYEVELSITTKDGRALWISVTNSIIYGPTGKIEKFIRIIIDITSRKRAEQDVEILSFAARKSPSGIMIRDAEGKIIWMNDSMSHIIGYTLDELRGQTMGTKLLGEDTDMRVFEKALDAVKQNKSYEVELKIYKKDGTPTWVFITNSPLFNEVGQVERQIGVMVDVTARKQTEEQLNMLSLVASKATSGVVINDSSGKVEWVNDAFESITGYSLADVEGGHLGDVLKGELTDVSIISKARELSEKKQSFEVDLLVYKKDGTPIWISVINSVITNDAGKVDKYIEVILDITAKKKAELELITAKEEAIQLSRAKDMFIGVMSHEIRTPLNAVIGMSHLLMNDNPSESQKENLNILKFSAENLMTLINDVLDFTKIETGNIELEKARVNVREMIEGVTLSMQYKAQENGIYLRSNIEESIPAFVIGDRARLVQILLNLVSNSVKFTSAGGVDIDLKVIEQDTKSVRIRFAVSDTGIGIAKDKLNTIFESFKQAEADTTRNYGGTGLGLAISKRLIELHDSRINVDSVPGRGSTFWFTITFKKLEDQTVNNNNKVETGLNIHVLVVDDNQINRLLINKVLKKWGATADFAENGQEAIDKLQEHKNFDVVLMDIHMPIMGGLEATGVIRTFNDPYFQNLPIIALTASMLSNQMGEIENAGMNDYILKPFDPATLHDKLSRYQKQ
- a CDS encoding TlpA disulfide reductase family protein encodes the protein MKIILYLIFAFPVIVRAQQTYRVSGQVDELQDGDKIYFSYHLDGELHKDSTVAKNHRFTFFGKINKQAKGSLSARENPFSDIDILHNSLTLYVEPGQINVISKDSLKYALITGTTNNNDYTELTAILKPYYKELRNVNDSFDKLSPEQQKNVDNIAQQRKQYYAVLAQMAPLKMAFVARHPNSYISFATLRDMLNQWDANSIDSAFNTLAPGLKNSSEAKSFALKLASAKRSALGTTAPNFLLPDAKGQLTSLQDYRGKYVLIDFWASWCLPCRQENPNVKAAFERFKNKNFTVLSLSIDDSGARKSWLKAISEDGLPWPQLLDATKKVHDSYGVTYIPANFLIDPNGKIIAKNLKDTALTDKLSELLNK
- a CDS encoding sterol desaturase family protein; amino-acid sequence: MEQIAKFFIVALTASVLRYFVIAGLTFFLFYKLFYKRLTSYKIQKKEAAKADFIRDILHSLQTTLVFAAIACVVFLTPVKQITQIPPAGEELPLWWVLLSVPLSLLVHDAYFYWMHRLLHHPALFRHTHLLHHKSTNPSPWSSYSFHFLEAVAEGLVLFVVVAVMPMNAVSISLFILAGFVINVYGHLGYEIAPLWLRKTWLFELVNTSVHHNFHHSKFKGNYGLYLRFWDRTMGTEHPDYVKEYDRVQAQRIAAKQNAGEAANQSAGMMAEV
- a CDS encoding SDR family NAD(P)-dependent oxidoreductase is translated as MEQKTKIALVTGGSRGLGKDMALRLAEKGLDVVLTYNSQQQDALAVVAQIESTGRKAAALQLNVSDTKSFVTFTEQLQQVLQNTFNTNRIDFLINNAGTALYVPIAEMTEEAFDEVMNVHYKGVYFLTQKLLPVLNDGGGIINISSGLTRVSAPGSSAYASMKGAIEVFTRYLAKELGARGIRANAVAPGAVMTDFGGGHLRGNEQLKQYISSVTALGRLGVAEDIGGVVAFLCTEDARWVNAQRIEASGGMQV
- a CDS encoding segregation and condensation protein A; the protein is MTDDSFAIKLPQFEGPFDLLLFFIERDELDVHDIPIAKITDDFLNYIHQMTVLNMELASEFIFVAATLMRIKAKMLLPRHSEAGEENELDTKEGLIRKLIEYKKFKEVCEQLRPFEDERFKQERRGNIKTDLEQVEKVAVPGEELSDINLYKLMTVYNRVMQQFMTRTEPVTHTVVQYPYTIEQQKQAINNLLQINKRLDFKSIADKSENKVHFVYNFLAVLEMLQQELIDIQVGLGFNNFWIAPRGE
- the dxs gene encoding 1-deoxy-D-xylulose-5-phosphate synthase; its protein translation is MQVPAGELLSKIAFPSDLKQLTEDELEQVCNELRQYIIDVVSVNGGHFAASLGTVELTVALQYVLNTPYDQLVWDVGHQAYGHKILTGRRDTFHTNRIHGGISGFPKRSESVYDTFGVGHSSTSISAALGMAVASQYKGETDRQHVAVIGDGAMTAGMAFEALNHAGIENSNLLVILNDNNMSIDPNVGALKEYLTDITTSKPYNRFRDDIANVLTKISSIGPDAFKIAKKLEKSIKGTLLKRSNFFEALKFRYFGPVDGHDVKHLVKLLQDLRNIPGPKLLHCITVKGKGYALAEKDQTKWHAPGLFDKITGEIKKTKYDKPQPPKYQDVFGHTIIELAEANSKIMGITPAMPSGCSLNLMMKAMPNRAFDVGIAEQHAVTFSAGLATQGLTPFCNIYSSFMQRAYDQVIHDVAIQKLNVVFCLDRAGIAGADGPTHHGAYDLAYMRSIPNMTVSAPMNEEELRNLMYTAQLDNMGPFSIRYPRGNGVMVDWQRPFKAIPVGKGRKICDGEDVAILSIGTIGNEVVKATAMLNEEGYYPAHYDLRFVKPLDEALLHEVFSKYGHVITVEDGCLEGGMGSAVLEFMADNKYHATTVVRLGMPDQVIEHGEQPELWADCGYDAASIAAKVRALDIKRNKHTIAS
- a CDS encoding serine hydroxymethyltransferase, whose product is MKRDKIIFKLLDEEQQRQEEGIELIASENFVSKQVMEAAGSVATNKYAEGLPGKRYYGGCEIVDEIETIAIERAKQLFNAEWANVQPHSGAQANAAVMLACLQPGDKILGFDLSHGGHLTHGSPVNFSGKLYEPHFYGVKRETGYIDYEQLKEVALREKPKLIVCGASAYSRDWDYAFIRQVADEVGALVLADISHPSGLIARGLLTDPLPHCHIVTTTTHKTLRGPRGGLILLGKDFENPWGLKTPKGEVRMMSNLLDMAVFPGTQGGPLEHIIAAKAIAFGEALSDSYMKYIVQVKLNAAAMAKAFVDRGYEIISGGTDNHLMLIDLRNKNISGKAAEKALGEADITINKNMVPFDDKSPFVTSGIRVGTAAITTRGLKEKHMEAIVQLIDDVLKSPEDETVLKKVRKKVHKLMADHPLYSDKHLN
- a CDS encoding helix-turn-helix domain-containing protein, with the protein product MPPHTSIDQFYKESSAQLPEGISKDIGHFNVFETEKLFDKATGNRVMPYTRRAYYKISWIRGKSTAEYADKVIDIEENALLFATPKIPYHWVPANGNQTGMFCIFTPDFLAERKSGALLDDLPIFQPGQLPVFQLSDEEVKEIEYIFRKMHKELQADYKFKYDLLRNLVLELIHYGQKLQPMSAVSTSQDASQRISSLFVELLERQFPLESAHQRLSLRSPKDYADRLAIHVNHLNKVLKEAMGSTTTQIISNRVMQEAKILLKQTNWSVAEIAYTLGFDDVAHFSNYFKKQGGTAPLAFRS
- a CDS encoding Crp/Fnr family transcriptional regulator — translated: MPDLENINFPANVFGQLGPADIANLLRITRTRKLAAGEVYIEAGSDSQKLAFINSGLIRVYHLKPNGDDLTLMLRWENQFIASVDGVIYQRPNRFIYQAMEDTELLEMDYYKAEKIIGESLSLSSTKHSVLLHMLGEAMERVESFVLLTAEERYLKLIEEQPTLYNRVPDKYLATLLGITPVSLSRIRKRIAQHPK